GGACGTCGTCTTGGCGCCACTCAAGCCGTCCGTGCTGCTCCTGGACGAGATGACCCACGTCGTCGGCAAGAGCGCCGGGTCGGCCTCGGGCACCGGCAGGGCCGGGACAGGCCGGTTGTACGAGCTGCGGCCGGTCTTGCCGTACTCGGGCGCTGTCCGCGTGGCGGCGGGCGAGCGGTGAGAGCAGCGGGCCCCGGCGCGGCGGATCCGGAAGGCCGAGACAGCGAACGTGTGCCCGCGGCGCCGCTGAAGGGCGGAGTGCCGCCTTGCAGCCGATCAGCAGCGAAGAGAGCCTGACCTGCAGGCACGGCCCAGGGAAATCCTCTCGGACCGTAGATTCGAATCTGGGTACGCTTTCGCAGCCGGCCCATGTGCCGGCCTTGGAGCGGGTAGGGCCCGCGACGCATCAGGGGGAGCAGATGACCACCACGAAGACATCAGGCACGGCAGCACCCGCGTCCGCTCACACTTCGGGCATGCCCGTCGCCTTGTTCAGCGACGAGGCATCCGCCGTGATGACGCCCGTGCCCGGCTCGGGCCAGCGCCTGCCGCGGCCGTTGGACACCCTGAAATGGCAGGCGCCCCCTGCACTGGAAGGCATCGACGACGACTCGCAGTGACCACAACGCGAGGGTGGCCCGGTGCCGTGGATCTCCACGACACCGAGCCACGAAGGCCGGTCACTCGGCCCGGGTGCTCCAGCCGAAGAAGAGCCAGCTCGGCTCGGGTCCGGCGGCATCGAGCAGCAGCGCTCCGGCGCCGCCCAGCCGGACGCACGGGGCGTCATCCTCGATCAGGCGGTCGGCCAGCCACTCGGCATCGTCTTCGTTCAGGGGTTCTCCGTCGGAGGGCGACGATGGGTCGTGGGAGGCGTTGAAGTAGCCCGCCGCGACGGCGTGCAGCGCGGCGCGTTCGCGTACGACGGTGACGCGGTCCACCTTCGTCAGGTCCGCGCGGGGCGAGAACAGGTCGACCGGGAGTTCTCGGTCTGCGGCGGCGTAGAGGGCGAAGGCGTTCTCGGGCGTGGCGCCGCTCGCGATGAAGCGGAACAGCATGGGGAACGGGTGCATGGCACTCCTTGGGTGGGGCCCGGCCGCCGGGAGGGTTGTCCCGCGGCCGGGACGGGTGATGATCAGGCGGGCCGACCGGGAATGACCTGTTCGCCGTTGCGCATGGCGTGCATGATGCGGGCCAGTGCGACGGAGACGGTTCCTTCCGGCCCCGCCGCGTCGTCCCGCCCACCGGCGACCCGTACGTCCGCCTCTCCACCCCGCTGACGCTTCACGTGGAAGGTGCGCTGGTTGAGATCGACGGCGTGCACGAGCCGGACTTCCCGCCGGTTGGGCAGCAGATGGTTCACCCGCATGCCCGTCTGCCGGAGCCGCTCCACCGCCGGGGGCAGCGGGACGGTCGTGTCGCGCATCCAGCCCTCAAACATGAACCCGACCGCGCAGACGGGCGCCTGAGCCGCGTCGGCGGGCAGGAGAAGGTCCGGGACGGGCGGCAGCGAGCTGCTCAACCCACTCAAGGCATCAGCGGGGTTGACGCCGCCGGGGTTCCAGATGGCCTCGGGATACAGAGCCGTCTCCACCCGATCGCCGGGCAGCAGCCGCAGCGTGAAGAGGCGGGAGGGACGGTTCCACCCCTCCTGTTCACCGCACTGGGCCTCGATCGCCACGATGGCGGCGGCGATGGTGTTGGCGTGTGGATCGTCCGCCGAAACGAGGGGAGCGGAGAACGTGAAGTCGCGGGGCTTCCTGGACATGGCAAACGCGCCTTTCCGTGCAGCCGTAGCCGAGTACGGCCGCGCTGATGCGGTGGAGGAGGAAGGGAAAGAAGCCGGAGAGCCCGGCTCGATACGACCAAAGTACATCCTGAAATATGAATACGCAACACACGTTTGGCCTTGACCGCCTCCTCGGACGGTGACGGACGAGGCTGCCTGGCGTGTGTATGGCACCGAGCTGACGCACCCGCAGGTGACAATGGGGGCGGTCTCGACGGCGTCCGGTTACTGGGGGAGTGCTCTTTGTCCATCGACCGCCTGCAGCCCATCAGCCCCGCAGCGCTGGCCGCTCGTACGTCCGGACCCGGCATCCCCGCCTCACGCACCGCACCCCGTGCCGACGGCACCTCCTCGATGAGTACCGACGCCTTCCGCGCAGCACTGAAGCGCGGCATCGCGCGCGATGCCGCGCCAACCGTGCCGCGGCGGCGGCCGCCGAAGCGGCGCGCCGGCTCACTCAGGGCCGCCTGGAGGTATCCGACCTGCGGGTGCTGCTCCTGGAGACCCCCGGCTCGGAGGTCTGGGCGGCGGTTCGCCGTGCAGCGCTCACCACGGTCACCGCCAGCCCGGAACTGGCGCCGAGCATCATCTCCATGCACGCTCAGCTGCTCCGGCTGCCGGCGGCGACCGTCCGCGAGGGCCAGGACGCCGGGAGCCAGGACGGCTTTCACGCGCAGGCCACGCTCACGGTCGACGACCAGCAGATCAGCGGCAGCATTCAGTGCTCCCGCACCCGCAAGGGCGCCCGGCAGCAGGCCATGACCACGCTCATCGCGGCGATCGCCGGCCTTCCCGACCCGCTCGCCGACCGTGCCGTAGAGGCATGGGGCGCATCTGCCAGCCCCGCCGTCCCGCCGCCAGCCCCGGCACCTCGCGCCGGCTCGGCACCCGCTGCGGGCCGCAGCCCCATCTCGGTCCTTCACGAGTTCGCCCAGGCCGGGCACACCACGACACCCGACTTCCGGGTCACGGGGGCCGCTTCCGCCTTCACCGCCACAGTCACCGCCGTCCACCGCGGGCAGAAACTCGCCGCGACGGGAGAGGGAACGAGCAAACAGAGCGCCCGCGCGGCCGCGGCCAGCAGCCTCCTGGAAATGCTTCAGCAAGCACTGGCCGCCGACGTCCCCCCAGCTCCCGCGCCCGAGCCTCCCACCCCGTCCAACGCCCCGGCGCTGCTTCCACCGCTCGGCCTCGCCCGTACACAGGAGCCACCCCCCGCCGTTCCCGCCAGCGCAGCCGAGTTGTTCCGCGCGCACCACGTCCTCGAGCAGGCCCTGGCCGACGGCGTGGCGCTCACCCTGCTGCCCGCCCGCCACCCCGCCCACAGCACCTGGATGATCTTCCGGCCCGACGGCGTACCGCTCCCCGACCTCGAACTACTGCCGGCGCCCCTTCAGCCGGTCACCCGCGACCTCGTCCTGGCCGGGACCGGTGGCATCATGCCGCGCCGCGCCACCGTGACCGGCATGGCCGTCCCGCTCCGACTCGCCCTCCCCCTGATCCTCGATCCCCGCCAGGGAGAGCACGCCTCGGTCACCGGATGGCGCCACCCTCTGCGCCTGGCCCTCACGTGCGTGGCGCAGCAGCGCGTCCACCCCGCCCTGACCGACCAAGGCCAGGGCTGCTGGCGCATCGGCCCGATCACCGAAGCCCTGCACACCGCCGTCACCGACGTCGCCGCGCTGATGGCCCCCGAAGGACACTGCCTCCTCGCCGGTACCAACCCCATCCGCGTCCCGTCCCCCGAACACGCGGTGTGGCCCCTGCTCGACGCCGTCGCCGACACCATGCTCCGCACCCCCGGCACCCCCACCCTCCTGGGATCCGGCCCCCACACCGGGCCCGCCGGCCAGGACGCCGAGGCGACACCCGAGTTGTGGAGGTGGGCGGACGCGATCGAGGACACCGTCGATCCCCACCCCACCCCGCGCCTGGTGCTGCGCATCAAGGAACCCGACACCGCGGGCACCGTCCCGTCCGCACCTGCCGTCCTGCACCTCGCCGCCCCCGACCAGCAGGACACCGTTGCAGCGATCACTGTCTGGGACGGGGCTCAGCACACCCGGGCCGAGCTCACCCCCGCCGCCCTGCCCGCTGTACGCCGCGCGCTGCGCCGGGCCGCCCGCCACTACCCGCCCCTGGCGCACCTCGCCGCCCAGGAACGCCCCCACCGCATCTCCCTGACCGCCCCAGACCTGGCCCGCCTCCACGACCACGCCACCGCCCCGCTCGCCGAGTCCGGCATCACCGTGCAGTGGCCCCCCACCCTCCTCGGCGCCCTCACCGCCACCGCCGTCATCGGCACCCACGACCCCGGCGACGAGGACGAGTCCCCGACGGGTGGCGGATACCTCGCACTGGAACGCCTGGTGGACTGCCGCTGGCACATCAACCTCGACGGTGACCCGCTGACCGAGCAGGAGATGACCGCGCTGGCCGACGCCGCGTGGCCGCTGATCCAACTGCGAGGCCGCTGGCTCCTGGTCGACGCCGACACCGCTCGCCGCGCCCGCGCCCGAGACCTCGCGCCCCTGCCATCCCTCGACGCGCTGACCGCGGCCCTGTCCGGCACCCTCACCCTCAATGGCGAAGCCCTCGAAGCCCGGCCCGCCGGCGCCCTGGCCACCCTGGTCGGCACGCTGCGCGGCGCCCCCGACGAGACCCGGGCCGTGCCCCCGCCGGCCGCCCTGAAAGCGACGCTGCGCCACTACCAGCAGCGCGCCCTGACCTGGCTCGCGAACATGGTCGACCTGGGCTTCGGCACGCTGCTCGCGGACGACATGGGCCTCGGCAAGACCCTGACGACCATCGCCCTGCACCTGAACCGCATCGAGACCACCCGCGCCGCCGGCCCGACGCTAGTGGTCTGCCCGGCCTCCCTGATCGCGAACTGGGAGCGCGAGATCACCCGCTTCGCGCCCTCCACCACGGTCGTGCGCTACCACGGCGCCGGCCGGACCCTCGACCGTGACGCCCTCGACCCCAACACAGTCGTCATCACCACCTACGGCACCGTCCGCCGTGACACCACCTCCCTCGCCGCCGCCGAGTGGGGACTGGTCATCGCGGACGAGGCCCAGCACATCAAGAACCCCACCTCGGCCACTGCCAAGGCACTGCGCACCGTGCCCGCCCGCGGCCGGATCGCGGTCACCGGCACCCCGGTGGAGAACAACATCACCGAGCTGTGGGCCATCCTCGACTGGACCAACCCCTCCCTCTTCGGCACCCGCAAAGCCTTCCGCACCCGCTACGGCGCCGTGGAGAAGGACTCCGCCTCACCGGCCGCCGCGCAACTCGCCCGGCTCGTCGGCCCGTTCATGCTGCGACGGCGCAAGACGGACCCCGGCATCGCCCCCGAACTGCCCGGCAAAGTGCACCACCACCGCATCGTCGCCCTCACCGAAGAACAGATCGGCCTGTACGAGGCATCCGTCCGCGACACCATGGACAAGATCGCCACCAGCACCGGAATCCAGCGCCGCGGCCTCGTCCTCAAACTGCTCCAGGCCCTGCGCCAGATCTGCAACACCCCCAGCCTCTACCTCAAGGAGCCGCTGGAGGACGCCGACCCGGCGGGCCTCGCCTGCCGCTCGGGCAAGCTGGCGGCCCTGGACGACCTCATGCCCACCCTGGCCGAGCGCGGCGAAGCGTCTCTGATCTTCACGGGATACGTGCAGATGGGCCGCATCCTTGAGCACCACCTCCGGGCCCGCGGCCGCTCGGTGCGTTTCCTCCACGGCGGAACGCCCCCGGCCCGCCGCCAGGACCTCGTCGACGCCTTCCAGAACGACCCGGACCCGGCCCCGGTCTTCGTGCTGTCGGTCAAGGCGGCCGGCACCGGACTCACCCTCACCCGGGCCGAGCACGTCGTCCACTACGACCGGCCCTGGAACCCCGCCGTCGAGGACCAGGCGACCGACCGCGCCCACCGCATCGGCCAGCACCGCACCGTCCAGGTCCACCACCTGATCACCGAGGGCACCGTGGAAGACCACATCAACGAACTCCTCGCCCGCAAACGCGCCCTGACCGAGGCGGTCCTCACCTCCGGCGAGAGCGCCCTCGCCGACCTCGACGACACCGAACTCAACGCGCTCGTGGCCCTGGCCGCCCGATGACCGGCTCCGGCAACACCCGCAACATGGCCCCCCTCGTGGCCGCCTGGAAGCAGGCATTCCACCTGGCGACCAACGGCTCCGGCTCCTACGGCAAGGGCCTCAACCTCCACCGCAACGGCGGCGTCGCGCAGATCCACGCGCAACCCGGGCGCCTGGCCGCCGCCGTCACCGCGAAGAAGGCCACCCACCAAGCCGTCCTGTTCCTGCCCGAACTGACCGACACTCAGTGGGACACCCTCGCCGGCCGCCTCGCCGGCAACGCCCAAGCCGTCGCCGACCTCCTGGCCAACCGGGTCCCTGCGGCCATCGCCGACCCCGGCCATGCCGGCGGCATCGCCATCGTCCCGGCAGCCGAAGAGATCACCTTCGCCTGCTCCTGCCCCACCGGCCACGCCGGCCGCGTGTGCGACCACAGCGGCGCCCTCGGCCACGCCGTCACCGACCGCCTCGCCGTCACGGCCTCCATCCTGCTCGGCGCCCGCGGCATGTCCGCCCGCAGCCTCGCCGTCCTCGTCCGTGACCTCATCGCCGAAACCGACCCCGGCACCCTCCCGGCAGACGACGACGGAACCGTCCGCGCCGACCAGCTCTACTCCCTGGCAGCCCACCGGCCACCGCACTCCCCGCCCGACCTCGACCTCGATCCCATCGTCCCGGTCACCACCGACCTCGACGACCCGCCCCTCCCCGGGCCCCGCGCCCAAGACCTGGCCTGGATGACCCAGGACGCCGCCGATCGCGCCCGAGCGCTCCTGACAGCCATCCCGGACCCACCCCACGACGACCTCGCCGACACAGTTCGAATCCTCGCCAGCCCTCACGGCATCGACCGGCTACCCGCCGCCGCCGACGCCACTGGCCTCAGCGAAACCACGCTGCGCGCGATGATGATCGGCTACCGCCACGGCGGCCCGGCCGGCGCCCATGCCACCCTCGCCGCAGCCACGGTCCCGCCGAGCACCCTGGAACAGGCTGCAGAGGCCCTCCGCGCCTCCCGCGCCTTCGCCTTCGGCATCATCGACATCGCCGACGGAGCGATCACCGACTCGACCGCAGGCGTCCAGATCCGGCCCGGTCTCGACGGTCGGTGGCACCCCTTCACGCTCAGGCGAGCCGATGAGTGGCGTCCCGCCCCCGGAGCCTGCGACGATCCCGCCGAAGCATTCCGCGCGGCGCGGCGCGCCCGCGCCGCACGACCGCTCAGCCGGTAGACCGACCCACAGCCGACCAGGTCACCCACTCCGGAAGGAAAGATCCGCCGCATGCTTTTGGACCTGCAGACCGGCGTACGCGCCTACCAGTTCGTCGTGGACCGGCTCGACGACCGGCGCCGCGAGCAGTACCCCGAGGGGCGCCAGGCGTATGAGGACGACTGGACAGCCGCCCACGATCTGGAGAAGTCCTACGCCGAGGCCGTACACGCCCAGGACCGTGACACGGCCGAGCACCTGCTCCAGAAGCTCATGAGCTTGGCCGCTCCGTGGCGAAACCATCCGCACCACCCGGACAACGACACCGAGGGCGGGCGCCAGACCGACGGCACCGTGCCGGGCGGCCGGCCATGAGGCGGCAGTGGGTCCTTCCATGCGGCATGATCGCCGCCATGGTGGTGCTCACGCCCACCGTGCTCGACACCCGCAGCACGCCATGGACCATGGGATGGGTCGCCATCCTCCTCGGCGCCCTCGCCGTGCAGATGCTGCTCATGCTGGTGGACCATCTCGCCCCCGATACAGACAGCCCCAAGCACGACGACGTCCCGGAAGCCTGAACCGTCCTGCTCAGCCGCGACAGGGGTGAAGGCGAGCGGGACGCTCGCAGCCACCGCTGTCGGAGCCGGGGCCTACAGTCCGCATGTGCGTGACATGACAGCTGTGAGTGCAGAGGCCGCCTGGCTGCTCCTGGTCGGTCTGGCGTTGGTCGGTGCGATGGTGACCCTCGCCGACGGACGCCTACGTTGGTATCCGACAGGTCTGCTGCAGTGGTGCATGGTCATCGCCTTGGCACAGGGGCCGTACGGAATGCTTCTGGCCAGCGGTTTGATCCCGCAGGCCCAGACCCCGGCCATCCGCATCGTGATGCTGCCGACGTGGATCGCTGGCGTCGGGTTCGCGGTCTGGAAGGGCAGACGAGCCGTGCTCGGCAGATGGGCGGATCAAGAACTCGTCCGCATCCTGGGCAAACTCAACGTGCTGACCCGGATCACCGCGCTGCACCGCCGCGCCGAGGGCGCGGATGTCAGGCAGCTTCCGTTGCAGGAGGCCCGGACCGCGCTGGGCCGACGCCGCGGCCGTGTGGCCTTGCTGTCCTTCGAAAAGGTGCTTGAACTGATGGAGGCGGAGCACCGATCCACCGAGGAGTGGTCCGAGCTCCGCTCCCCGATCCGCGCGCTGGTCACGAACTTCGTCGGCAGACCACAGACCGACCAGGCGCCCCCTGGCGCGTGACCGATCTTGCGCGATGCGTCGATCGCAAGAACTCCGGTCCATGACCAAACGCGTGTTGATGGCCGGGCGACGCTCGCCCACGGCCATGCCCGATCAGCTTGTCCAGGTCTTGATCTGAGCGGCGACCTCTCGCACCGGGAGCCCGTCCCGGGCGGCGCGGGCCAAGGGAATCACGGTGTCCAGCCCAGGGCTGACCGGGAGGCCGCATGCCGACAGGTAGGCCGCCGTCACCGTGGCCGCGAACAAGAGGTTGCGTACCTCAAGGCTGGGGTTCCTCGCCAGTTCACACAGCAGCGCGGCGGCTTTGTGGTGGGGCTCGGGATAGACCTCGTGGTCCAGGACCTCCGCGCGATGACGTGCTTCAGCTGCTACTGGCACGCCGTAGTCGACGACCTGGGGGTCACCCGGGATCTGCTGCGCCACAGCCAAGATCCAGGCGAGATCGATGCGGAGATTCACGCGGCGTCCCTCGGCGCGCTCTCCATCAGCCCCTCCGGGAGGCCGGGGTAGCGGTCCTCGCCGACCTCCGCCTCGAACGTGTCCGCATACTGGGCCAGGAACGTCGCGGCGCCGGCCATGAAGGCGGCACGGGACTGGTTCACATCGGCCTCGATCAAGTCGGCAACGTAGCCCTGCAGGCTCAGTCCGCGGCGCTTGGCCCGGTCCTCGGCGGCCGCCTTGACGGCGTCGTCCAGCCGGATATTCGTCTGCTTTCCCATACACACCACTGTAGCTAGGTGCTGGTACCAGCGGCTAGCAGAACGGGCGAACGGAAACTGCTGCCAACCGCCGCGCCGCCCTACCGGCCGCGCCCCCAAGGCCACCACCGGGTACGCGCCTGCATACGGCCAGCGTCGATGGGCGCAGACTCGCGCGGCGCCGCGGTGTGGTCAGGCGGCAGGCCGAGCTTGTGCGGGTGAACGCAGGCCGGCCTCCCGTCGAGGGTGTACCGATGTCCGTCAGCCGGGTCGAAGGGGGCCTCGCGACACGGCCGATCGAAGACGACGAAGACCGTACGCGGGAACCGAAGGGCGGGGCAGATCCCACAGAGGCGATGGTCCGAGGCGGGATCAACATGGGGAAGGCTGCCATCCATGCCCGCACACGGTAGCGGGGCGGCCAAGGTGCGGCCGCCACACTGGGCGCCGTCGTCAGCCGACGTAGGGAGCCGGGGATC
Above is a genomic segment from Streptomyces sp. NBC_01426 containing:
- a CDS encoding SNF2-related protein; translation: MLLLETPGSEVWAAVRRAALTTVTASPELAPSIISMHAQLLRLPAATVREGQDAGSQDGFHAQATLTVDDQQISGSIQCSRTRKGARQQAMTTLIAAIAGLPDPLADRAVEAWGASASPAVPPPAPAPRAGSAPAAGRSPISVLHEFAQAGHTTTPDFRVTGAASAFTATVTAVHRGQKLAATGEGTSKQSARAAAASSLLEMLQQALAADVPPAPAPEPPTPSNAPALLPPLGLARTQEPPPAVPASAAELFRAHHVLEQALADGVALTLLPARHPAHSTWMIFRPDGVPLPDLELLPAPLQPVTRDLVLAGTGGIMPRRATVTGMAVPLRLALPLILDPRQGEHASVTGWRHPLRLALTCVAQQRVHPALTDQGQGCWRIGPITEALHTAVTDVAALMAPEGHCLLAGTNPIRVPSPEHAVWPLLDAVADTMLRTPGTPTLLGSGPHTGPAGQDAEATPELWRWADAIEDTVDPHPTPRLVLRIKEPDTAGTVPSAPAVLHLAAPDQQDTVAAITVWDGAQHTRAELTPAALPAVRRALRRAARHYPPLAHLAAQERPHRISLTAPDLARLHDHATAPLAESGITVQWPPTLLGALTATAVIGTHDPGDEDESPTGGGYLALERLVDCRWHINLDGDPLTEQEMTALADAAWPLIQLRGRWLLVDADTARRARARDLAPLPSLDALTAALSGTLTLNGEALEARPAGALATLVGTLRGAPDETRAVPPPAALKATLRHYQQRALTWLANMVDLGFGTLLADDMGLGKTLTTIALHLNRIETTRAAGPTLVVCPASLIANWEREITRFAPSTTVVRYHGAGRTLDRDALDPNTVVITTYGTVRRDTTSLAAAEWGLVIADEAQHIKNPTSATAKALRTVPARGRIAVTGTPVENNITELWAILDWTNPSLFGTRKAFRTRYGAVEKDSASPAAAQLARLVGPFMLRRRKTDPGIAPELPGKVHHHRIVALTEEQIGLYEASVRDTMDKIATSTGIQRRGLVLKLLQALRQICNTPSLYLKEPLEDADPAGLACRSGKLAALDDLMPTLAERGEASLIFTGYVQMGRILEHHLRARGRSVRFLHGGTPPARRQDLVDAFQNDPDPAPVFVLSVKAAGTGLTLTRAEHVVHYDRPWNPAVEDQATDRAHRIGQHRTVQVHHLITEGTVEDHINELLARKRALTEAVLTSGESALADLDDTELNALVALAAR